A portion of the Gallus gallus isolate bGalGal1 chromosome 16, bGalGal1.mat.broiler.GRCg7b, whole genome shotgun sequence genome contains these proteins:
- the LOC100859834 gene encoding scavenger receptor cysteine-rich type 1 protein M130-like — translation MLMFEGAAEVRLADGSGRCDGRVEVKHQNRWGTVCRFNWDQKDAAVVCKQLGCGSVISAARSKRFVLGSGPIWMDYVGCRGTESALSDCTHRGWGKHYCIHEYDVGVTCTGFVRLVGGDNRCSGRVEINDRDGWKSVCDSHFGAKAADVVCRDLQCGRALSVTRASPSGEGTGPIWDRELQCVGNESTLSSCPMGTPKDQPCTQTSTAAVSCTRFRLVNGSTACMGRVEVEVQGTWGTLCASRWDLLDAHVLCHHLGCGFAVSVPEGGQFGRGTGPVWGDSFHCEGTESSLDQCPVTALGASPCSHENNAAVICSGPPHNASLRLVGGGSRCDGRVEIFQRGTWGRVLDDQWDMEDASVVCRQLRCGEAEAAYTVPRAERGTGPVGLRGVRCAGHEASLSLCNTSLPEATGIMEDVGAVCQGSRQVRLVDGAGRCAGRVEIYYRGQWGTVCDDAWDTADANVVCRQLSCGWAVEAAGSAHFGEGSGHIWLDGVNCSGDETALWNCSAEAWGQHDCGHKEDAGVVCSEFMALRLENSDGCSGRLQVFYNGTWGSVCSNSMTPHTAKLVCKELGCGDGGTREISIFYGRVNGTAWLDHVQCGESNSSFWQCPSDPWELQSYDDVRDEDQHHLQW, via the exons ATGTTGATGTTTGAaggggcagcagaggtgaggctgGCGGATGGCAGCGGGCGCTGTGATGGGAGAGTGGAGGTGAAACATCAGAACCGGTGGGGGACTGTGTGTCGTTTCAATTGGGATCAGAAGGATGCAGCGGTGGTTTGtaagcagctgggctgtgggtcAGTAATCAGTGCTGCACGGAGTAAAAGATTTGTGCTAGGATCTGGCCCCATTTGGATGGATTATGTCGGCTGTCGAGGCACCGAGTCTGCCCTGTCTGACTGCACACACAGAGGATGGGGTAAACATTACTGCATACATGAATATGATGTTGGAGTTACATGTACAG GATTTGTCCGTCTGGTTGGAGGGGACAACCGCTGCTCAGGACGAGTGGAGATCAATGACAGGGATGGGTGGAAATCTGTCTGTGACTCACACTTTGGTGCCAAAGCTGCTGATGTGGTCTGCAGAGATCTTCAGTGTGGCAGAGCTCTGTCCGTCACCAGAGCAAGTCCCTCTGGAGAAGGGACCGGTCCCATCTgggacagagagctgcagtgtgtgggGAATGAATCCaccctctcctcctgccccatggGGACTCCTAAGGACCAGCCCTGCACCCAgacaagcactgctgctgtcagctgcacAC GGTTCAGGCTGGTGAATGGCAGCACGGCATGCATGGGCAGGGTGGAAGTGGAGGTGCAGGGAACATGGGGCACCCTTTGTGCCTCCCGCTGGGACCTCTTGGACGCCCACGTTCTCTGCCATCACCTCGGCTGTGGGTTTGCGGTGTCCGTTCCTGAAGGAGGGCAATTTGGGAGAGGAACCGGCCCGGTCTGGGGTGACTCGTTCCATTGTGAGGGGACTGAGTCCAGCCTGGATCAGTGCCCGGTGACCGCCCTGGGGGCCTCTCCGTGCTCCCATGAGAACAATGCTGCCGTCATTTGCTCAG GCCCGCCTCACAACGCATCTCTAAGACTGGTGGGTGGAGGGAGCCGGTGCGACGGGCGCGTGGAGATCTTCCAGCGCGGGACATGGGGCAGAGTCCTGGATGATCAGTGGGACATGGAGGACGCTAGCGTGGTGTGCCGGCAGCTGCGCTGCGGGGAGGCAGAGGCAGCCTACACTGTGCCGAGGGCCGAGCGAGGGACGGGCCCCGTGGGGCTGCGCGGGGTGCGGTGTGCAGGCCACGAGGCCAGCCTGAGCCTCTGCAACACATCCCTGCCCGAGGCCACGGGGATCATGGAAGACGTGGGGGCCGTGTGCCAGG GGAGCCGCCAGGTCCGGCTGGTGGATGGGGCTGGGCGATGTGCAGGGAGAGTGGAGATCTACTACCGGGGGCAGTGGGGCACGGTCTGCGACGATGCCTGGGACACGGCCGACGCCAACGTGGTTTGCCGCCAGCTGAGCTGCGGATGGGCCGTGGAGGCGGCTGGCTCGGCTCACTTTGGGGAGGGCTCTGGGCACATCTGGCTGGATGGCGTGAACTGCTCTGGGGACGAAACTGCTCTCTGGAACTGCTCTGCTGAGGCCTGGGGACAGCACGACTGCGGGCACAAGGAGGATGCGGGAGTCGTCTGCTcag AATTCATGGCCCTGAGGCTGGAGAACAGCGATGGCTGCTCCGGGCGCCTGCAAGTTTTCTACAATGGGACGTGGGGGAGTGTATGCTCCAACTCGATGACTCCTCACACGGCGAAACTGGTGTGCaaggagctgggctgtggggatggagggaccCGGGAAATCAGCATCTTCTATGGCAGGGTGAATGGCACCGCGTGGCTGGATCACGTGCAGTGTGGGGAGAGCAACAGCTCCTTCTGGCAGTGTCCCTCTGATCCCTGGGAACTGCAGTCGTATGATGATGTGCGAGACGAGGACCAACATCACCTGCAATGGTAA